GCGGTCCCGTGGGCCGCGACGTGCGTGGCGCACGCCTGACGCGCCTCCTGGCCCGCACCGTCTGACGGGAGGCGCGGGTCGGCCCCGCCACGCGCCTCCCGTCACGGACGCACCGCACGTCCACCGCGCGCGCCGCGGTTTCCCAGCCGCGCGCCCTACATTGCGGCACATGGAAGGCGACCCGAACGACCGGACCGACGCGGTCGAACGTGCCGAGACGCCGCACCGGCGGTTCCAGTGGTTCCACGACGTCCGCGCCTGGATCCACGCGCGTCCCCACCTGCACCTCTTCTACAAGGTGCTCGTCGGGATCGTCGGCGGGCTCGTCGTCGTGATCGGGCTGATCCTCGTGCCGCTGCCCGGGCCGGGGTGGCTGGTGGTCTTCATCGGGCTGACGATCCTCGCGAGCGAGTTCCACTTCTTCCACCGGATCATCACGTGGCTCCGTGCCCAGCTGCACCGCTTCTGGGACTGGGCGAAGGCGCACGGGCCGCAGTGGCTCCGGAACGCCGCCGACCGCGGCAAGGCGGACGTCGACGCGGCGCACACCGGTGCTGCCCGGACGGTCGGGGTGCGCGGGCGCGGCGCGAAGCGGGCGCGGCCCGGGCACTGAACCGCGCGCGTGTCGCGCCTACTCGGCGGGGGACACCCGGACCGAGCCGGTGCAGGTGCGCTCGAGCACCTCGGTGGCCTGCTCCTCGACGGCGGCGGCGTCCCGCGACACGAGCTGCAGCACGAGGGCGACGACCGCGGCGAGGACGATGAACGCCCCGTACCCGGCGATGACCGGCACGAGCCCGACGGTCGGCTCGAGCAGCCCTCCGACGACGGCCGGCACGCCGAACGCCAGGTAGCTCACGACGTAGATCGTGGAGAGCAGCCCTGCACGGTGCGTCGGTGCCGCAGTGGCGAGCAGCATCCGAAGCGGTGCCTGGAACCCGGCGCCGAAGCCCACACCGGCGATCGCACTGCCCACGACGAGGCCGGGCAGGGAGTGCGCCATCACGAACGCCACCGTGACGATCGGTCCGAGCACGAGGGCGACCAGGCCGATCAGGACCGCACGACGGGCGTCCATCCGCTGCGTCGCGAGGCCGGTCAGCGCGCCGACCCCGGTGACGACGGCGATCAGGGCACCGGCGGCGAAGTGGTTCGTGATGCCGAAGACCGCGCCGAGCGCCGAGGGGACGAGCGACAGGAACATCCCGCCGAGGGCCCAGCTCGCGATGAGCGATCCGGCGACGCTGCGGAACAGCCGCCGCGAGGACCGGGGCACGCTGATCCGGGGGACGAGGGAGCGGAGGGCACCCGGTCGCGGGGTGACCCGCTCGGGGACGACGACGAGTGCGATCACCATGAGGACGAGCAGCGCGCCGAAGAGCAGGTACACGAGCTGCTCCGGCGCGGGACCCCACTGCACGAGGGCGCCGCTCGACATGGCACCGGTCGCGAGGGCGATCGGCGGGATGACACCGTTCAGCACCCCGGCGAGGGTGGGGAAGCGCTCGAGCGAGTTGTCGATGAGCGCCGCTCCGAGGGCGCCGATGAGCAGTCCGACGGAGACGCCCTGCACGATGCGGTCCACGATCAGGGCGCCGACACCGTCCGCGACCGCGAAGAGCCCGAGGGACAGTGCGACGCCGAGGCCGCCGACGACGAGCACGGGCTTGCGGCCGACGTGGTCGGACAGGCGCCCGGCGACGAGCAGGCTGGCCAGCAGCCCCGCGACGTAGATGGCGAACACGCCGGTGAGCATGAGCGGGGTGAGGTGCCACTCCGCGGCGTACACGGGGTAGATCGGCGAGGGGACCGCCGACGAGGCGACGGACACGAGGAGCATCGCCGCGAGGATCCAGAACCCGGCGACCGAGCGAGCTGACTGCGCCATGTGCGCCACCTTCCGTTGCGAGCGGGACAGTACGAAGAGAGTCGTACAGTATCGAGTCGTGCTGTACGACGCAAGTCGTACTACGAGCGGAACGGTGGTAGCGTCCCGTCCATGCCCGCGACCGTGGATGCTCCCGAACACCTGCCGCAGCCGACCGTGGCCGAGATGGACCTGCCGGTCGTGATGGACGCCCTGAGCGACCCGATCCGGCTCGCGATCCTGCACCGCTACCTCGTCGACGCCGCCGGTGGCATCCGCAGCTGCGGCTGGGTCGGCATCGACCGGCCGAAGTCCACGCTGACCCACCACTTCCGCGTCCTGCGCGAGGCCGGGCTCCTCGAGCAGCACCAGGAGGGGCTCACCCGGTCGAGCCGCGTCCGCATCGAGGACGTCGAGCAGCGGTTCCCCGGGCTCCTCGACCTCGTGTTCGCGTGGGAGGTCCCCGCGGCCCTCATGCGCACGGACCTCGCCGAGGGCGCCGCGTGAACGCCGCCGCCGACTCCGCCGACTTCGCCGCGTCCACCGGGACCCCGCACACGCTCCCGACGATCGGCGCCGACGCCGCCGTCACCGACGCGCTGCGCCAGGACCTGACCGACGCCGGGTTCACGGTCGAGCGGGTCGACGCCCTGTGGGGCGCCGAGGCCGCCGCGTCGCTCCACCGCGGTTCGCGCGTCGCAGCGCTCCGGGCGCTCGCCGCCCGCGACACGACACCGCTCGGCACCCTCGCGACGCTCTTCGTGCTCGGGCTCCCGGTCCGCCGCGGCGATGCGGACGCCGCGTTCCCGTCCGCCGGCGTGCAGTCCGTCGAAGCGAGCGGTCTGGTCCGTGTCGACGCCGACTCCGTCGCTCCCGCCGTGGACCTCCGCCCCTACGCCTTCGTCGACGACCTCGGTGCCGGCAGCTGGTGGATCGTCTCGGACCTCGGCGAACTCGCACTCGGTACGGCCCTCGGCGAGGAGCACGTCCTCGGCATCGGCGGTGCCACCACGACGCTCTCCGGCCTGCAGGTCCCCGTGCCCGTCCGTCGCGTGCTCGACCTCGGCACCGGCTGCGGCATCCAGGCGATGCACGCCCGACGCTTCGCCGACGAGGTCGTCGCCACCGACATCTCGCGCCGGGCCCTCGACATCGCCCGGTTCAACGCGCAGCTCAACGGCATCGACGGCATCGAGTTCCGCTTCGGCTCCCTGTTCGAGCCGGTCGCGGGAGAGCGCTTCGACCGCATCGTCTCGAACCCGCCGTTCGTCATCACGCCCCGCAGCGAGGGCGTCCCCGCCTACGAGTACCGCGACGGCGGCATGGTCGGCGACGCCCTCGTCGAGACCGTCCTGACCGGACTCGGCGAGCACCTCGAACCCGGCGGGACCGCGCAGCTGCTCGGCAACTGGGAGTACCACTGGGGCACGGACGGCCTCGACCGCGTGCGGTCCTGGTTCGAGCGCGCCGACACCGACGGACTCGGGCTCGACGCCTGGGTCATCGAGCGGGAACGGCAGGACCCGACCGCCTACGCCGAGACGTGGATCCGGGACGGCGGGACGAAGCCCGGGACGCCCGAGTTCGACCGGCTGGTCGGCGCGTGGCTGGACGACTTCGCCGACCGTCGGGTGACCGGCGTCGGCTTCGGGTACGTCGTGGTCCGGAAGCCCCGGCCGGGGCCCACGCGGGCCGGTTCCGGCGCGTCGCGGAGCCTGCGGAGCGACGTGGCGGCCGAGCCCGTGGGGAGAGGCGCGGTGCACCTCCGCCGCTTCGAGCGCGTCCCCGAGACGCTCGGCTCCAACCCCGCGGGTCTCGGCGCGACGGTGGCGCGGGTCCTCGACGCGGCCGCGTGGCTCGCCGCGCACGACGACGTCGCGCTCGCCGCCGCCCACCTCGCGGTCGCCGGCGACGTCACCGAGGAGCGCTTCTACTGGCCGGGCAACGACGACCCGACCGTGATGACGCTCGTGCAGGGCGGCGGACTCGGACGCCGTGTGGACGCCGACACCGCGCTCGCCGCGTTCGTCGGGGCCTGCGACGGGGAGCTGTCGGTGGCGGCGATCGTCGGCGCCCTCGCGCAGATCACCGGGGTGGACGAGCAGGTGCTCGCCGCCGACCTGCTGCCGGCGGCGCGCGACCTGGTGCTCGACGGCCTGCTCGTCCCGGCCGCCTGACGATCAGGCGCGGTGGTCGCGCCAGCTGTGCTCGGGGGCGTAGCCGAGCAGCTCGCGGGCCTTCTCCGACGAGAGCAGCGAGCTGACGCCGTCGATGTCCGCGCGGCGCTCGATGTCCGGCACGTAGCGCTCGACGAGCTCGATCGTCGGGGTGTCCATGACGGTGTCCGGGCTCGCGATCACGAACGCCTCGAACCCGGTGAGCTCGGCCTCGAGGGCCTTGCGCACGGCCTGGGCGCCGTCGCGGGAGTCGATGTACGACCAGAGGTTGAACGTCTTCGCCTCGGGGGTGGCGTCCCACGGGAACGCCGGGTAGTCGGTCTCGTCCATCACGTTCGAGAACCGCAGGCCGATCATCTTCAGCTCCGGGTCCCAGCGGGTGAAGTGGCGGGCCATCTCCTCCTCCACCGCCTTGCCGAGCGAGTACGACGACTGCGGGCGCACCGCGAACTCCTCGTCCACGGGCAGGTACGGCGGGTGGTGCTCACCCATCGGGATGCCGAGCAGGGTCTCGCTCGACGCCCACACCAGGTTCTTGATCTTCGCGGCACGAGCGGCGTGGAAGACGTTGATCGACGACGTCACGTTGTTCGTGATGAGCGCGACGTCCGGCACCTGCCCGGGAGCGGGGACCGCGGCGAGGTGCACCACGGCGTCGACGTGGTCGTACCGGTCGTCGACGCCGAGCAGGACGTTGAGCACCTGGCCGTGGTCGGTGAGGTCGGTGCGGACGAACTGCACCCGTTCGGGCTTGTCGGGGAAGGGCACACGGTCGACCAGGACCACGTCGTACCCGTGCGCATCGAGGTCGCGGACCACCGCTCGCCCGAGCTTCCCACTGCCGCCGGTCACCACTACACGCGTCATCGCGTCACTCCACATCGTCGTCGGGTCGCCCTCGCGGGCTGGCTCCATCCTGCCCGGCGCGACCTGACCCGACCAGGCCCTGTCCGTACCCCGTTGCCCGGGGTCAGGCGGTGGGGGCGACCTGGGCGATCGCGAGCCGTGCGACGAGCTCGACGTGCTGCGCCATGTCGCGCGACGGGTCGAACAGCCACTGGATCTGCATGCCGTCCGAGACCGCGAGCAGCACGCTCGTCAGTTCCTCGACGTCGACGTCCACGCGGAGTCGTCCGTCCTCCTGCATGGCGCGGAAGTCGGACGACAGGTCGCGGCGGCTGCGCTCGTAGCGCTCGCGGAAGTACTCGTGCGCCGGGTGCTCCGGGTCGGTCGCGGCCGCGGCGGAGAGGTTGACGAACATCTGCACGAGGCCGGGGACCTCGGCGTTGTGCCGCACGATCGCGGCGAGCAGCGCTGCCGGGTCCGGGGCGTGCCAGTCGTGCTGCAGGTCGATCTCGTCGCGGCGCCGCAGGATCTCGACCCAGAGCTCGTCCTTCGAGTCGAAGTAGTGCAGCAACCCGGCCTGCGTCAGCCCGACGGCATCGGCGATGTCCTTGATGCTCGTGCGACGGAAGCCCTGCGACGCGACGAGGTCGAGCGCCGTCGTGAGGATCTCCTCGCGCTTCGCGATGCCCTTCGCGTACGAACCCCGTCGTGCCATGGCAGGACTGTACCGCTCTCGGCGACCGCCCAGAAAACCTAGCCCTGGTTGGTTTTGGTGTTACGGTGGCACGAGCCGCCGACGAAGGCGTGCGAGTCGCCGACGCAGGCGGCGTCCCCGAGAAGAGGTTGCAGTGGCCAACGATGCCCTGACCGTCAACGACACCCCGACCGCCGTCGCCCCCACGCGCGGCCGGGGGAATCCGCTCATGTACACGCTCGGCATGCCGATCGCGATGCTCGGCCTGTACATCGCGCTGCTGCCGCCGGTGCTCGTCGCCATGGCGCTGAAGGTCGCCGAGATCGCGCCGGACGACCAGGCGGGCGTGCTCGGCCTGGCACTCGGTGTGGGCGCGTTCGCCGCGATGGTCGCCAACCCCCTTGCCGGTCGCTTCAGCGATCGGACTGCCGGGAGGCTCGGCATGCGTCGTCCGTGGATCATCGGTGGCACCGTGGTCGGCTTCGCGGGCCTCGTGGTCGTCGCAACGACCACCTCGACCGTCGTGCTGGTCCTCGCGTGGGGCGTCACGCAGATCGCCTACAACGCCACGATCGCGGCGCTGACCGCCGTCATGCCGGACCACGTCACGCGCTCCCAGCGCGGCCGGGTCGCGGCGCTGCTCGGGCTCTCCCAGAACCTCGCGCTCGTCGGCGGCACGTTCCTCGTGCAGCTCTTCTCGACCTCGGCGACGCAGATGATCATCCCCGGCGCGATCGGGTCGATCGTCGTCGTGCTCTACGCGCTCGTGTTCCGCGACCGCGTGCTCACCAACCGGCCGACGTCGAAGCTCAGCGTCGGGCAGGTCTTCGGGTCGTTCGTGTTCAACCCGGTGAAGCACCCGGACCTCGGCTGGGCCTGGCTGACCCGCTTCCTCATGGTCGCCGCGCAGTACACCGCGGTGAGCTACCTGACCTACTTCCTGCGCGACGACATCGGCGTCGAGTCCGACCACGTCGCGAACGCGGTGTTCCAGGGCACGCTGTGGAACGTCGTGGGGATCGTCCTCACGTCGCTCGTCGCCGGGTGGCTGTCCGACAAGCTCGGCCGCCGCAAGCTCTTCGTCGCCGTTGCCGGTGTCGTCGGCGTGGTGGGACTCGTGCTCATCGCGCTCGCGCCGTCGCTCGGCATGGTGCTCGTCGGGGAGTTCGTGATGGGCGCCGGCATGGGTGTCTTCTACGCCGTCGACCTCGCCCTCATCACCGACGTGCTCCCCTCCGACGAGGACAACGCGAAGGACCTCGGCGTGGTGAACATCGCGCAGGCCCTGCCGCAGTCGATCGTCCCCGCCTCCGCCCCCGGCGTGATCGCCCTCACCGGCGGGTACAGCGGCTTCTTCATCACCG
The sequence above is a segment of the Curtobacterium sp. BH-2-1-1 genome. Coding sequences within it:
- a CDS encoding TIGR02611 family protein, whose translation is MEGDPNDRTDAVERAETPHRRFQWFHDVRAWIHARPHLHLFYKVLVGIVGGLVVVIGLILVPLPGPGWLVVFIGLTILASEFHFFHRIITWLRAQLHRFWDWAKAHGPQWLRNAADRGKADVDAAHTGAARTVGVRGRGAKRARPGH
- a CDS encoding MFS transporter, translating into MAQSARSVAGFWILAAMLLVSVASSAVPSPIYPVYAAEWHLTPLMLTGVFAIYVAGLLASLLVAGRLSDHVGRKPVLVVGGLGVALSLGLFAVADGVGALIVDRIVQGVSVGLLIGALGAALIDNSLERFPTLAGVLNGVIPPIALATGAMSSGALVQWGPAPEQLVYLLFGALLVLMVIALVVVPERVTPRPGALRSLVPRISVPRSSRRLFRSVAGSLIASWALGGMFLSLVPSALGAVFGITNHFAAGALIAVVTGVGALTGLATQRMDARRAVLIGLVALVLGPIVTVAFVMAHSLPGLVVGSAIAGVGFGAGFQAPLRMLLATAAPTHRAGLLSTIYVVSYLAFGVPAVVGGLLEPTVGLVPVIAGYGAFIVLAAVVALVLQLVSRDAAAVEEQATEVLERTCTGSVRVSPAE
- a CDS encoding helix-turn-helix transcriptional regulator, which translates into the protein MPATVDAPEHLPQPTVAEMDLPVVMDALSDPIRLAILHRYLVDAAGGIRSCGWVGIDRPKSTLTHHFRVLREAGLLEQHQEGLTRSSRVRIEDVEQRFPGLLDLVFAWEVPAALMRTDLAEGAA
- a CDS encoding methyltransferase, which codes for MNAAADSADFAASTGTPHTLPTIGADAAVTDALRQDLTDAGFTVERVDALWGAEAAASLHRGSRVAALRALAARDTTPLGTLATLFVLGLPVRRGDADAAFPSAGVQSVEASGLVRVDADSVAPAVDLRPYAFVDDLGAGSWWIVSDLGELALGTALGEEHVLGIGGATTTLSGLQVPVPVRRVLDLGTGCGIQAMHARRFADEVVATDISRRALDIARFNAQLNGIDGIEFRFGSLFEPVAGERFDRIVSNPPFVITPRSEGVPAYEYRDGGMVGDALVETVLTGLGEHLEPGGTAQLLGNWEYHWGTDGLDRVRSWFERADTDGLGLDAWVIERERQDPTAYAETWIRDGGTKPGTPEFDRLVGAWLDDFADRRVTGVGFGYVVVRKPRPGPTRAGSGASRSLRSDVAAEPVGRGAVHLRRFERVPETLGSNPAGLGATVARVLDAAAWLAAHDDVALAAAHLAVAGDVTEERFYWPGNDDPTVMTLVQGGGLGRRVDADTALAAFVGACDGELSVAAIVGALAQITGVDEQVLAADLLPAARDLVLDGLLVPAA
- a CDS encoding NAD(P)-dependent oxidoreductase, encoding MTRVVVTGGSGKLGRAVVRDLDAHGYDVVLVDRVPFPDKPERVQFVRTDLTDHGQVLNVLLGVDDRYDHVDAVVHLAAVPAPGQVPDVALITNNVTSSINVFHAARAAKIKNLVWASSETLLGIPMGEHHPPYLPVDEEFAVRPQSSYSLGKAVEEEMARHFTRWDPELKMIGLRFSNVMDETDYPAFPWDATPEAKTFNLWSYIDSRDGAQAVRKALEAELTGFEAFVIASPDTVMDTPTIELVERYVPDIERRADIDGVSSLLSSEKARELLGYAPEHSWRDHRA
- a CDS encoding TetR/AcrR family transcriptional regulator is translated as MARRGSYAKGIAKREEILTTALDLVASQGFRRTSIKDIADAVGLTQAGLLHYFDSKDELWVEILRRRDEIDLQHDWHAPDPAALLAAIVRHNAEVPGLVQMFVNLSAAAATDPEHPAHEYFRERYERSRRDLSSDFRAMQEDGRLRVDVDVEELTSVLLAVSDGMQIQWLFDPSRDMAQHVELVARLAIAQVAPTA
- a CDS encoding MFS transporter, translating into MANDALTVNDTPTAVAPTRGRGNPLMYTLGMPIAMLGLYIALLPPVLVAMALKVAEIAPDDQAGVLGLALGVGAFAAMVANPLAGRFSDRTAGRLGMRRPWIIGGTVVGFAGLVVVATTTSTVVLVLAWGVTQIAYNATIAALTAVMPDHVTRSQRGRVAALLGLSQNLALVGGTFLVQLFSTSATQMIIPGAIGSIVVVLYALVFRDRVLTNRPTSKLSVGQVFGSFVFNPVKHPDLGWAWLTRFLMVAAQYTAVSYLTYFLRDDIGVESDHVANAVFQGTLWNVVGIVLTSLVAGWLSDKLGRRKLFVAVAGVVGVVGLVLIALAPSLGMVLVGEFVMGAGMGVFYAVDLALITDVLPSDEDNAKDLGVVNIAQALPQSIVPASAPGVIALTGGYSGFFITGAVVGLLGIASVSRIRGVR